A stretch of the Capsicum annuum cultivar UCD-10X-F1 chromosome 8, UCD10Xv1.1, whole genome shotgun sequence genome encodes the following:
- the LOC107879582 gene encoding uncharacterized protein LOC107879582, which produces MSSGDGRKVSCEDIQMVQNRIEQCLRQYMSRKEVVNTLLIQDNIEPRFAELVWQKLEEENQEFFQAYYLKLMVKEQIIEFNRLLAEQVKMTQQFPSAIASLPMSNGCNISPMHQNSTCGAAENVGTATKPNGIMHEPVRVDRPNAFSNNSSSVLSCIQTAVDIPSQSRKIDVPPNMFLGQPSNMRLRQTIDGRIIKTEPVYGGNSSFAFGPHGSYLESRSAMGDASVSSFSSVESNTQPLNEPLLDADTTSFGFLGEMPQNFGFSDLTADFTNSSDILESYSRTPFLATDTGSLLDSNGGIERLTNASENLRYTNFSGD; this is translated from the exons ATGTCGAGCGGAGATGGACGAAAAGTCTCCTGTGAAGATATACAAATG GTGCAAAATCGGATAGAGCAGTGTCTTCGGCAATACATGAGTCGGAAAGAAGTTGTGAACACTCTCTTAATCCAGGACAACATAGAACCTAGATTTGCTGAACTCG TTTGGCAAAAACTAGAAGAAGAAAATCAGGAATTTTTTCAAGCATATTACCTGAAGCTGATGGTGAAAGAGCAAATAATTGAATTCAACAGGTTGCTTGCGGAACAAGTGAAGATGACACAGCAATTTCCAAGTGCAATTGCTTCTCTACCAATGTCTAATGGGTGTAATATTTCACCAA tgcatcaaaattcaacttgtGGTGCTGCTGAAAATGTTGGAACTGCTACAAAACCTAATGGCATAATGCATGAACCTGTACGTGTTGATAGACCCAATGCATTCAGTAACAACAGCTCATCTGTTCTCTCTTGCATTCAAACAGCAGTTGATATTCCTTCTCAAAGCAGAAAAATTGATGTTCCTCCTAATATGTTTTTGGGCCAGCCCTCTAACATGAGGTTGAGACAAACAATAGATGGGAGGATTATTAAGACAGAACCTGTCTATGGTGGGAATTCTTCATTTGCCTTTGGTCCTCATGGCAGTTACTTGGAGTCACGTTCTGCAATGGGTGATGCATCTGTTTCGTCATTTAGTAGTGTGGAGTCTAACACGCAACCTCTTAATGAACCTCTTCTGGATGCTGACACTACTtcatttggatttcttggagagatGCCTCAAAATTTTGGTTTCTCAGACTTGACTGCTGATTTCACTAATAGTTCTG ATATATTAGAGAGCTACTCCAGGACTCCCTTTTTAGCAACAGATACTGGTAGCTTGCTTGATTCCAATG GAGGCATTGAGAGGTTAACCAATGCATCAGAGAACTTGAGATACACTAATTTCAGTGGAGATTGA